The nucleotide sequence GGTCTGCGACAGAACCTTCCAGCACCGGCGGGTGGACTTCCAGCCACTCGCCGGTTGCCTTGGCCAATCGTCGACTCCACTTTTGCGTCACCAGCGGCAGCACTCCGTGCGTGGATCACATTTGAACCCGCACTTCGGTTCAGGAGAGGAGATGGGAGCGTGAAGGTTTGCAGGGGTCCGCACCCCCTCTATTTTGTACAAAAAATCCGCAAACGTGTGTATTGTGGGAAGTAAACACCGAGAGTAAAGTACTCTTGAAGTCTCGAGTACACAAGTGCATCGAATTCGAAAGGAAAGGGGGAGATCGCTTCTTACTCTCCAACTCGGGACTTCGCCGGCCGATGCCCAGAGAGCGGGGCCAATACCTTATGGTCGAAAGGGTGGACGAGGATGCCGTACGTACTGAGTGAACAAGAACAGAAAACCTATTCAACCATGGAGGAGTTGTTGGAACACAACCTTGAACGGCTCAAGCGGGGAACCTTGGACCTGAGTTGGATGAATCCCCGGTATCCGGAACGGTGGGGGGTAAGAATTAAACCCAGTGCTCATGGGTTGACCATGATGGATCTCTCCAGAAATAAGGAATACGGGACGATTCCAACCCGCGCCACCACAAAGGGGTTTGTTCCCCGAGGAGCTTTTATCCATCCTGAGGAAGAGAAATTATTGCCGGACATGGGCTATGACGTTCTGGATAAATTTCATCTCTACTCAGACAATGTTATGGCTCTCTATGAAGAAGCGAAGAGCCGGCAATGGAATGCCGCAACGGCCATTCCATGGGAAAAGCTGAAGCCGCTTCCAGAAGATTTAGAGAAGGCGGTGTGTCAGAATTGTACGCTGCTCACCCAGGTGGAGTTTGTGGCGGGAGATTTCCCGAGCAAGTGGGTGTGGAGGATTCCGAACGACTTTTTTGAAGTGAAGGCATTCCTGTCGACCCAAATGATGGATGAAGCCAGGCACACGGAAGTATTTCGCAAACGAGCTTTGGCAAACGGCGGCGGTCTCCTGAAGGCTGGAGTCGGTGTCGAGTGGGCGCTCAAGGCCATTCTCGATGCACCGGATCACTCGTTTGGCACATTTATTCTGAATGTAATCGGCGAAGGGATGATTCTCACGCTGTTCCGCGCCGGAGAATATCTGGCCCACACCAGCGTCGACCAAGAAATCTTCCGGCGCTGTATGCAGGACGAGGCCCGACACGTGTCTTACGGCACCATGGAACTGAAATTCTTTTTAGACAACGCTCCAGATCGAGAAAAAGCTCTTGAAGAGATGCATTCCTTTGCCGACTTTGCGGAGAGAGCGATTCTTGGAGCGGTGGTCGAGCCGACAACAGTCGAACCGCTGATGATTTTGTTTGCAGGCAGCGTGAAGAAAATTGATCAAGGGATGGACAGCGTCAAAATGTTTTGGAGCGCTTTGGTGGGAGAATATCTCCAGCGCTGTGAGCGGGCTGGATTTTCTCGCCGTGACAGGTGCAAGATCCCGCTGGATCTGCCGGTGGCTTAAAGCCGGCTTAATGATGGAATGTCCCCCGGGAGGAGGTCGTTGTGGGTGAAGATCCCATCTTTGGAGCTTTTTCAGGCTTTGCAACAGGAAATGAATCGTCGCCGGAATGTGTTCGAGGGATTGGGGTTCATTGACACGCGTTGTGTGTTTGCCGTTGAGGCGGACAGTACGACGCCGGAGTCACATTACTATGCGGTTGAGTTCGCAGTGTATTCATGTGAACGGGTGTGGGAGGTTCCTTACCCGGAAGCGGCCGATCCGGATTTTATTATTTTTGGTCAAGCAAAGGTGTGGAAGGAGATGTTCGAAAACATCGCCGAAAATGGTGGAGCCGATGTTTATCACAGCATTAATCGCTTGACCATGGCCTATGATCCGATGCAGATGATGGGAAATGACATCGTCCGGAGGGAATCCTTCTGGAAGTATAATCAATCGCTGCAGGAATTTTTAAACGGATACGCCTATATCGCCGGGACCCGGATCGAGGTGTAGGAGGCTTTCCATGGAACAGAGGAGACTTGGCCACTTCTTCATTGACGAGACGTGCATCGGCTGTGGGGCATGCGAGCATGCATGTCCGGGAAAAGTGGCTGCCATATCGAAAATGGATGAGTTTCATGGGCGCTTTACCATTGATCGCGAGCGATGTATCGATTGTGGATTCTGTCTTTCCATGTGCCCGGTGGACGCCATTCATGATGAACGCCAGTTTCAACAACGAAAGGACAGTGGCTACAGAAAGGTGCACGAGTTGTTATATCAGTCGATCCCGCGACGGAAGCTGTACTAGAGAGATCGGGGATGGACAAGGGGGCCGCCGTAGGATTTATCGGTCGGTCCCCTCGGTTTTACTCAACC is from Kyrpidia tusciae DSM 2912 and encodes:
- a CDS encoding ferritin family protein, translating into MMDLSRNKEYGTIPTRATTKGFVPRGAFIHPEEEKLLPDMGYDVLDKFHLYSDNVMALYEEAKSRQWNAATAIPWEKLKPLPEDLEKAVCQNCTLLTQVEFVAGDFPSKWVWRIPNDFFEVKAFLSTQMMDEARHTEVFRKRALANGGGLLKAGVGVEWALKAILDAPDHSFGTFILNVIGEGMILTLFRAGEYLAHTSVDQEIFRRCMQDEARHVSYGTMELKFFLDNAPDREKALEEMHSFADFAERAILGAVVEPTTVEPLMILFAGSVKKIDQGMDSVKMFWSALVGEYLQRCERAGFSRRDRCKIPLDLPVA
- a CDS encoding NADH-quinone oxidoreductase subunit I produces the protein MEQRRLGHFFIDETCIGCGACEHACPGKVAAISKMDEFHGRFTIDRERCIDCGFCLSMCPVDAIHDERQFQQRKDSGYRKVHELLYQSIPRRKLY